GGCAGGACTCCAGCGATGCGATCAGTCTGTTAAGCATGTAGTTCACCTGTCTCTCTGAGATATTCTTCGATGACGCTGCGGTGGACATGGGGCATCATGACCATGCGCATATGCCCCCGTCTGGTCCAGGAGACGTGCCATCCAGGGAGGACCGCACCCCCTTCGAAGGTCGCCACGTTCAGGTCGGGCGTGACCGCACGCCGGTAGCCGAAGGTCTCCATCCCATCGATGAGCCGCGCGGTGTTCTTCATGCACCCTTCGACAACGGCGCGCATGCCTTCCCTGCCGAGAAACTCGAGCACCGCAAAGGCGCCGACGACCGCACCGCCCGAGCGCGTGCCCGCAAGGGTGCACTCCTGCTTCACGGTCAGGTAGGGCGTGTCCACGTTGAGGAGGTTGAACCACGAGGGCTCGCGCACCAGCAGGCACCCGCAGGGTATGGTGCTCATCCCCATCTTGTGCGGATCCACGGCGACGCTCGCAACACCGGGCAGGGAGAAGTCGAAGGGGATCGGCCGTTTCAGGAACGGTATGACAAAACCGCCGAAGGCGGCGTCCACGTGGAGCGGGATCCCGTGATCATGGGCGATCCCGGCGATCGTAGCGATGGGGTCGACAACGCCGTACTCGGTCGTCCCGGCGATCCCGACGATGCAGCAGGTATCGGCGTCGAGACGCTCCTGCAGGGCGTCGGGGTCCATCCTGAAGGTCTGATCGCAGGGCACGGTCCGCATCTCGATACAGAGGATGTCGCAGGCCTTCTCGAAGGAGAAGTGCGCCGACTCAGGGACGACGACGTTGGGGCGGCGCGAGCCCTTCATCTTCCTGAAGATCCTGAGGGCCTGCAGATTCGATTCGGTCCCGCCCGAGGTGGCGTAGCCGCCGGCCCCCGGGTGGTGAAGGAGGGAACCGACCCGCTCCACCAGCAGGCTCTCAACCGAAGCGGCACCCCTGAAGAGGCCGGGATCGCCGAGATTCGCCTCGATGAACATCTGGTGCGCCCGCACCGCAACGGGGTGAGGGAGTGTGCACATCGAGCTGAGCACATGATGGTAGCGGGAGTCCTCCCCTTTTTTAAGGGAGAGGAAGGAAAAAAGTTCCTCTTCAGAGATACCGGATTCACGCATTTTTAAGTCTCACAGCGTCGAGGATCATCCTCTTTTCGGTCCGCGCCGCCGTCTCCCTGATCTTCTGGATGGCGTCGATGTTTGCCGAAACACTCGTGATACCGTTTTCAATGAGCCATTCCACCATCTTCGGGTCTGAACCCGCCTGGCCGCAGATGGAGCACTCGACCCCATACTGGCGGCAGACGGCGATGGCGTCCCTGATCAGTTTGAGCACGGCCGGGTGTTTGGGCCTGTACATCGAGGAGACGAGTTCGTTGTTCCGGTCGATGGCAAGGGTGTACTGGATCAGGTCGTTTGTCCCGAAGGAGGCAAACGAGATGCCAGCCTTGCAGAAGTCTTCGATCAGGATCGCCGAAGAGGGGATCTCGACCATGATGCCGAGTTCGACGGCGTCCACGTCCACACCCCA
Above is a window of Methanofollis tationis DNA encoding:
- the mfnA gene encoding tyrosine decarboxylase MfnA; translation: MRESGISEEELFSFLSLKKGEDSRYHHVLSSMCTLPHPVAVRAHQMFIEANLGDPGLFRGAASVESLLVERVGSLLHHPGAGGYATSGGTESNLQALRIFRKMKGSRRPNVVVPESAHFSFEKACDILCIEMRTVPCDQTFRMDPDALQERLDADTCCIVGIAGTTEYGVVDPIATIAGIAHDHGIPLHVDAAFGGFVIPFLKRPIPFDFSLPGVASVAVDPHKMGMSTIPCGCLLVREPSWFNLLNVDTPYLTVKQECTLAGTRSGGAVVGAFAVLEFLGREGMRAVVEGCMKNTARLIDGMETFGYRRAVTPDLNVATFEGGAVLPGWHVSWTRRGHMRMVMMPHVHRSVIEEYLRETGELHA